From the Psychrobacillus sp. FSL K6-4046 genome, one window contains:
- a CDS encoding ABC transporter ATP-binding protein — translation MDYVIEMLGIRKEFGTFVANDNITLQLKKGEIHALLGENGAGKSTLMNVLFGLYQPEAGDIKVRGKSVKITDPNVANDLGIGMVHQHFMLVENFTVTENIILGNEPTNGGVVNIKDAARKIEQLSETYGLNVDPYAKIEDISVGMQQRVEILKTLYRGAEILIFDEPTASLTPQEINELIQIMKRLIKEGKSIILITHKLKEIMDVSDRVTVIRKGKGIGTVITAETNPNELASLMVGRQVEFKTVKGEAKPKEEALIIKDLIVTDYRGIEKVKGLNLTVRKGEILGLAGIDGNGQSELIEAITGLRKSKSGSINLNGIDITNKKPRKVTEAGVGHIPQDRHRHGLVLDFPIGHNIALQTYYLEPISKRGIINYKKVSNLAQKIIKEYDVRTQGEHTLARALSGGNQQKAIIGREVIRDPELLIAALPTRGLDVGAIEFIHQRLIEQRDKGKAVLLLSFELDEVMNVSDRIAVIYDGQIVDSLLPKETTEQELGLLMAGQTREKDKKQGDVEHVE, via the coding sequence TTGGATTATGTAATAGAAATGCTAGGCATTCGGAAAGAGTTTGGAACTTTCGTAGCAAATGATAATATAACCCTTCAATTGAAAAAGGGAGAAATACATGCTCTTTTAGGTGAGAATGGAGCAGGAAAGTCCACTCTCATGAACGTATTATTCGGTCTGTATCAACCAGAAGCAGGCGACATAAAAGTAAGAGGTAAGTCTGTGAAAATTACGGACCCAAACGTTGCCAATGACCTGGGAATTGGAATGGTTCATCAGCATTTCATGCTAGTGGAAAACTTTACAGTTACGGAAAATATTATTTTAGGTAACGAACCAACTAATGGCGGTGTCGTAAATATTAAGGATGCTGCACGTAAAATAGAGCAACTGTCAGAAACTTACGGATTAAATGTAGACCCTTATGCAAAAATAGAGGACATTTCCGTAGGAATGCAACAGCGGGTAGAAATTTTGAAAACGCTTTATCGTGGTGCTGAAATACTAATTTTTGATGAACCGACAGCCTCTTTAACTCCTCAAGAGATTAATGAGCTTATTCAAATTATGAAGCGTCTTATTAAAGAAGGTAAATCTATCATTTTAATAACGCACAAACTTAAAGAAATTATGGATGTGTCGGATAGAGTCACGGTTATTCGTAAAGGTAAAGGAATTGGTACTGTTATAACAGCAGAAACAAATCCAAACGAATTGGCATCGCTTATGGTTGGACGTCAGGTTGAATTTAAAACAGTTAAGGGCGAAGCTAAACCTAAGGAAGAAGCATTGATCATTAAAGACTTAATAGTGACAGACTATAGAGGTATTGAAAAGGTTAAAGGGTTAAACTTAACTGTTCGCAAAGGTGAAATTCTCGGTTTAGCAGGGATTGACGGAAATGGTCAAAGTGAGCTAATTGAGGCAATTACTGGTCTTCGTAAGTCTAAGAGTGGATCTATAAATCTAAATGGAATAGATATTACAAACAAAAAACCTCGTAAAGTGACAGAGGCGGGAGTTGGACATATTCCACAGGATAGACATAGACATGGTTTAGTTTTAGATTTTCCAATTGGTCACAATATTGCTCTTCAAACCTATTATTTAGAGCCTATTTCTAAAAGAGGAATTATAAATTACAAAAAAGTGTCTAACTTAGCGCAAAAAATTATTAAAGAATATGATGTACGTACACAAGGTGAGCATACATTGGCTCGAGCATTATCAGGAGGTAACCAACAGAAGGCCATTATCGGTCGTGAGGTTATACGTGACCCTGAGTTGTTGATCGCGGCGCTTCCTACTCGTGGTTTAGATGTAGGGGCAATCGAATTTATTCATCAGCGTTTAATAGAACAAAGAGATAAAGGGAAAGCTGTTTTACTTCTGTCGTTTGAACTTGATGAAGTTATGAACGTATCGGATCGAATTGCTGTTATATATGATGGACAAATTGTTGATTCTCTTTTACCTAAAGAAACGACAGAGCAAGAGCTTGGTCTATTAATGGCAGGACAAACAAGAGAAAAAGATAAGAAGCAGGGGGATGTAGAGCATGTCGAATAG
- a CDS encoding BMP family protein yields the protein MTKRKFGLGLSLVLAAGTILGACGSKDEETKKDEGSNAGTGTEETADISIAMVTDVGGVDDKSFNQLAWEGIEAFGKEHGLKKGDGGYDYLQSQSDADYINNITNLVRRDFDIVYGIGFLMEKPITTIAEQQKDAQLAIIDAVVDAPNVASVMFKEQEGSYLAGVAAALMSESKQIGFVGGMEIPVIERFEAGFLAGVKAVDPSIKVDVQYTGKFDDAALGKTTANRMYSSGVDIIFHAAGGTGNGVFAEAKERKTKDKDANVWVIGVDSDQYEEGAVGDTNVTLTSMQKRVDVAVQNIAKETMEGKFPGGKTVTYGLAEEGVQLADSRGAIPEDVLAKIEEYSKKIASGEIVVPETVE from the coding sequence TTGACGAAACGTAAATTTGGTTTAGGCTTATCACTTGTTTTAGCTGCTGGTACAATTCTTGGAGCATGTGGTTCTAAAGATGAGGAAACAAAGAAAGACGAAGGTTCTAATGCTGGTACTGGAACTGAAGAAACAGCAGACATCTCAATCGCAATGGTTACAGACGTCGGTGGAGTAGATGATAAATCATTCAACCAATTAGCTTGGGAAGGTATTGAAGCATTCGGTAAAGAGCATGGTCTTAAAAAAGGCGATGGCGGTTACGATTATTTACAATCACAATCAGATGCAGATTATATCAACAATATTACTAACTTAGTTCGTCGTGACTTCGACATAGTTTATGGTATTGGTTTCTTGATGGAAAAGCCTATCACTACAATTGCTGAACAGCAAAAAGATGCTCAATTAGCAATTATTGATGCAGTAGTTGATGCTCCAAACGTTGCTTCTGTAATGTTTAAAGAACAAGAAGGTTCTTACCTTGCTGGAGTAGCAGCAGCATTAATGTCTGAATCAAAACAAATTGGTTTTGTTGGTGGAATGGAAATTCCTGTTATTGAACGCTTTGAAGCAGGTTTCCTTGCAGGAGTTAAAGCAGTTGATCCATCTATTAAAGTAGATGTTCAGTATACTGGTAAATTTGACGATGCAGCTCTTGGTAAAACAACAGCAAATCGTATGTACTCTTCAGGCGTAGACATTATTTTCCACGCAGCTGGTGGAACTGGTAATGGTGTTTTTGCAGAAGCTAAAGAACGTAAAACAAAAGATAAAGATGCTAACGTATGGGTTATTGGAGTTGACTCTGACCAATACGAAGAAGGAGCAGTTGGCGACACTAATGTAACGCTTACTTCTATGCAAAAACGTGTTGATGTAGCAGTACAAAACATTGCAAAAGAAACAATGGAAGGGAAATTCCCAGGTGGTAAAACGGTTACTTACGGTTTAGCAGAAGAAGGTGTTCAGCTTGCTGATTCACGTGGAGCTATTCCTGAGGATGTTTTAGCGAAAATTGAAGAATATTCTAAAAAAATCGCTTCTGGTGAAATCGTAGTTCCTGAAACTGTAGAATAA